A single region of the Ictalurus punctatus breed USDA103 chromosome 17, Coco_2.0, whole genome shotgun sequence genome encodes:
- the si:dkey-260j18.2 gene encoding kelch-like protein 3 gives MAAMNTGKGGTVRWRPQPWQDADGGGGEPLSDSDSEEEDFPDDTTTPLGEYITQGLKQLLDAQQLCDVTLLVEGKKFMCHRVLLAAVSPYFRAMFTSPLVESRLTEIRLEEVTPSVMETVIQFVYTGEAGLCLDTAEDLFVAANRLQVMPLQNLCSRFLFEHLSVENCLGMYSLARSHHDQLLLRASLRLVAQHFPRVARQRDFLLLDPGTVGSLLESDRLGVESETEVYDAARRWAEHRPAERYVHMPTLLRHLRPGLLAPEESRRLNKELGPRAGTEAMGGPLRPREGMLEKKIVCVDLKPREDEALRESDYTVDCFDPRTGKWEKLSALGSLLCPGCTAVGGRLFVAGGILRTGQVSASMHEYDVVLDRWISRPSMEQPRAMFGLLGSGNFLYALGGCNRSALLDTCETFDLTTLTWAPGPRLPLPLRSFACSTLRGRLYLLGGATLEQNRAMVHAGVLIYHTGTRTWNRIGLDSGATCLAGGVAVRGGVCAVGGYMRDAAKFLDGNYTHLEPLDATGRVLFFREGRAMGTDRDVMAGVERIGGGGSDRAPSPVVFPGLPRRIAAAGVARWKRRIYVLGGENGSRFYDSVYCWKPGWRSWVQRREKLPGDTGGVSQFGCTTLKFPKKHILARIRTALEKQGKEKRRKRKTEDVPRSRPTRRANQKV, from the exons ATGAACACAGGTAAAGGTGGGACCGTGAGGTGGAGGCCGCAGCCGTGGCAGGACGCTGATGGCGGTGGTGGAGAGCCTCTCTCGGACAGCGACTCGGAAGAAGAGGATTTTCCAGATGACACGACTACTCCCCTAGGAGAGTACATTACTCAGG GCTTAAAGCAGCTACTTGATGCTCAGCAGTTGTGTGACGTCACCCTTTTAGTCGAGGGAAAGAAGTTCATGTGCCACAG AGTTCTCTTGGCTGCGGTCAGCCCGTACTTCCGTGCCATGTTCACCAGCCCCTTGGTAGAGTCTCGGCTCACCGAGATCCGCCTGGAGGAGGTGACTCCTTCGGTCATGGAGACGGTTATCCAGTTCGTGTACACGGGGGAAGCGGGGCTCTGCCTCGACACGGCAGAGGACTTGTTTGTGGCAGCCAACCGTCTTCAAGTCATGCCCTTGCAGAATCTTTGTTCAAG GTTCCTCTTTGAACACCTTTCTGTGGAGAATTGTTTGGGTATGTACTCTCTGGCACGCTCGCATCACGACCAGCTCTTGCTCAGAGCCTCTTTGAGGCTGGTGGCTCAGCATTTCCCTCGAGTGGCACGGCAGCGAGACTTTCTCCTGTTGGACCCAGGCACCGTGGGAAGCCTCCTGGAGTCGGACCGGCTCGGGGTGGAGTCCGAGACGGAGGTGTACGACGCAGCGCGACGCTGGGCTGAGCACCGACCCGCTGAACGCTACGTGCACATGCCTACTCTGCTTCGTCATTTGCGCCCGGGTCTGCTGGCCCCCGAGGAGAGCAGGCGGCTCAACAAAGAGCTTGGGCCGAGGGCGGGCACCGAGGCCATGGGAGGTCCGCTGAGGCCTCGTGAGGGCATGCTCGAGAAGAAGATTGTTTGCGTGGATCTTAAGCCCAGGGAAGATGAGGCTTTACGAGAGAGCGATTACACGGTGGATTGTTTTGACCCACGAACGGGCAAGTGGGAGAAACTCTCAGCCCTGGGCTCTTTGCTGTGTCCAGGCTGCACGGCTGTCGGTGGCCGGCTCTTTGTAGCCGGTGGCATTTTAAGAACGGGCCAAGTTTCGGCGTCGATGCACGAGTACGACGTGGTGCTGGACCGCTGGATATCGCGGCCATCCATGGAGCAGCCGCGTGCCATGTTCGGACTCCTTGGCTCAGGGAACTTTCTCTACGCCCTGGGAGGCTGCAACCGATCAGCCCTTCTTGACACTTGTGAAACATTCGACCTCACCACGTTAACGTGGGCACCGGGTCCACGTCTGCCACTGCCGCTACGCTCTTTTGCCTGCTCCACACTCCGAGGCCGACTGTACTTGCTCGGAGGCGCCACGTTGGAGCAGAACAGGGCTATGGTGCATGCCGGTGTGCTCATCTACCACACCGGTACAAGGACCTGGAATCGCATCGGACTTGATTCCGGTGCCACCTGCCTGGCTGGAGGAGTAGCAGTACGTGGAGGAGTGTGCGCGGTGGGCGGGTACATGCGCGACGCTGCTAAATTTCTGGATGGCAATTACACCCATTTGGAACCGCTTGACGCCACCGGGCGAGTCCTGTTTTTCCGAGAAGGACGGGCGATGGGGACTGACCGGGACGTCATGGCCGGAGTAGAGCGAATCGGAGGTGGCGGTAGTGACCGCGCTCCCAGTCCAGTTGTTTTTCCAGGTCTGCCACGGCGCATAGCTGCCGCAGGCGTCGCGAGATGGAAGCGCAGGATTTACGTGTTGGGTGGTGAGAACGGCTCACGCTTTTACGACAGCGTGTACTGCTGGAAGCCTGGCTGGCGAAGCTGGGTCCAGAGACGTGAGAAACTACCAGGAGATACAGGCGGAGTGAGCCAGTTTGGGTGCACCACTCTAAAGTTCCCCAAAAAACACATCTTGGCACGCATTAGAACAGCCCTGGAGAAGCAGGGGAAGGAAAAGAGACGGAAACGAAAGACGGAGGACGTGCCAAGAAGCCGGCCAACCAGAAGGGCAAATCAGAaagtgtga
- the slc5a2 gene encoding sodium/glucose cotransporter 2 isoform X1 codes for MNKSVEDSGNRVTINNPADIAVIIGYFVIVIGVGIWSMFKTNRGTVGGYFLAGRTMVWWPVGASLFASNIGSGHFVGLAGTGAASGIAVGSFEWNALFIVLLLGWLFVPVYLTAGVITMPQYLKKRFGGTRISLYLSVISLFLYIFTKISVDMFSGAVFIQQALGWNIYIAVIALLSITALYTVTGGLAALMYTDTVQTFVIIAGAFVLMGFSFYEVGGYSALLDKYSSALPSISLSPDLQRLNISPHCYTPREDAFHLLRDPVNGDLPWPGVLFGIAIVGGWYWCTDQVIVQRCLAARSLTHVKAGCILCGYLKLLPMFLMVFPGMISRVLYPDEVGCVVPDECKRVCGTEVGCSNIAYPKLVVSIMPSGLRGLMLAVMLAALMSSLASIFNSSSTLFTMDIWTRIRPQARDRELMIVGRIWVLCIVAISICWIPVVQAAQSGQLFDYIQSVTSYLAPPIAAVFFLAIFVKRVNESGAFWGLTGGLVMGLCRIGPEFYFGSGSCLIPSKCPSLICGVHYLYFAVLLFFCTGILVLLVSYCTSPIDDKHLHRLVFSLRYSKEERVDLDWEEEERGRNARREAEEKNKAVCDEDKTGNGRKSGLSRLIAWFCGLSGSQAPELTEEEVIEAAKELPDISEDPVWKHVVNANALIMMAVAVYCWGFYA; via the exons atgaataaatccgTTGAGGATTCAGGAAATCGTGTCACCATCAACAACCCAGCAGACATCGCTGTAATTATTGGCTACTTTGTGATTGTCATTGGAGTTGGAATTTGG TCAATGTTTAAGACTAATCGCGGCACAGTAGGTGGCTACTTTCTCGCTGGGCGTACGATGGTGTGGTGGCCA GTAGGAGCTTCTCTATTTGCGAGCAACATCGGCAGTGGCCATTTTGTTGGCCTCGCAGGAACGGGTGCTGCCAGTGGGATCGCTGTAGGCAGTTTTGAGTGGAAC GCTTTattcattgtgctgctgctgggATGGCTGTTTGTACCTGTGTATTTGACAGCTGGA GTGATCACTATGCCACAATACCTGAAGAAGAGATTTGGTGGGACTAGGATCAGTTTGTACCTCTCGGTCATCTCACTTTTCCTCTACATCTTCACTAAGATCTCT GTGGACATGTTCTCTGGAGCAGTGTTCATACAGCAAGCCCTCGGTTGGAATATCTACATCGCAGTCATTGCTTTGCTTTCCATAACAGCGCTCTATACTGTGACAG GTGGTTTGGCAGCTCTGATGTATACCGACACAGTCCAGACCTTTGTGATCATTGCTGGAGCCTTTGTCCTCATGGGATTCT CCTTTTATGAGGTTGGAGGCTACAGTGCTTTACTAGATAAATATAGTTCAGCTTTACCATCGATAAGCCTGTCCCCAGACCTACAGCGTCTTAACATCTCCCCACACTGTTACACGCCGCGTGAGGACGCCTTCCACCTGCTGAGGGATCCTGTGAATGGAGACCTGCCATGGCCTGGTGTGTTATTTGGCATCGCTATTGTAGGAGGATGGTACTGGTGCACTGACCAG GTCATTGTTCAGCGCTGTTTAGCTGCCCGCAGTCTGACTCATGTCAAAGCTGGATGCATCTTGTGCGGCTACTTGAAACTGCTGCCTATGTTCCTCATGGTGTTCCCAGGCATGATCAGCAGAGTCCTTTACCCTG ATGAGGTCGGGTGTGTGGTGCCAGACGaatgtaagagagtgtgtgggacAGAAGTTGGCTGCTCTAACATCGCTTACCCCAAACTGGTGGTCTCCATCATGCCCAGTG GTCTGAGAGGATTAATGCTGGCCGTCATGCTTGCAGCCCTCATGAGCTCTTTAGCCTCCATCTTCAACAGCAGCAGCACCTTGTTCACCATGGACATATGGACACGCATCAGGCCTCAAGCCCGAGACAGAGAGCTCATGATAGTTGGAAG GATATGGGTGCTCTGCATTGTTGCAATCAGCATTTGTTGGATCCCTGTGGTCCAGGCCGCCCAGAGTGGTCAGTTATTCGACTATATCCAGTCAGTAACTAGTTACCTGGCCCCGCCTATAGCAGCAGTCTTCTTTCTGGCTATTTTTGTGAAGCGAGTTAATGAGTCG GGGGCTTTTTGGGGCCTGACGGGTGGCCTGGTCATGGGTTTGTGCCGCATCGGTCCTGAATTCTACTTTGGATCGGGTAGCTGTCTCATTCCTTCCAAATGCCCTTCACTTATTTGTGGGGTTCATTACCTGTACTTTGCGGTGCTGCTCTTCTTCTGTACTGGCATTCTAGTGCTCCTCGTGAGCTACTGCACATCACCTATAGACGACAAACAC CTTCATCGGCTTGTCTTTAGCTTGCGATACTCGAAGGAAGAGAGGGTAGATCTGGACTGGGAGGAAGAGGAACGAGGAAGGAATGCTCGCAGAGAAgcggaggaaaaaaataaagccgTGTGTGACGAGGACAAAA CTGGAAACGGGCGTAAATCTGGACTTTCCCGTTTAATCGCCTGGTTCTGTGGCTTAAGTGGATCTCAGGCTCCTGAACTGACCGAAGAAGAAGTCATAGAAGCAGCCAAAGAACTGCCAGATATAAGTGAAGACCCAGTCTGGAAGCACGTTGTCAATGCCAATGCACTGATCATGATGGCAGTGGCTGTCTATTGTTGGGGTTTCTACGCATGA
- the slc5a2 gene encoding sodium/glucose cotransporter 2 isoform X2 has translation MNKSVEDSGNRVTINNPADIAVIIGYFVIVIGVGIWVGASLFASNIGSGHFVGLAGTGAASGIAVGSFEWNALFIVLLLGWLFVPVYLTAGVITMPQYLKKRFGGTRISLYLSVISLFLYIFTKISVDMFSGAVFIQQALGWNIYIAVIALLSITALYTVTGGLAALMYTDTVQTFVIIAGAFVLMGFSFYEVGGYSALLDKYSSALPSISLSPDLQRLNISPHCYTPREDAFHLLRDPVNGDLPWPGVLFGIAIVGGWYWCTDQVIVQRCLAARSLTHVKAGCILCGYLKLLPMFLMVFPGMISRVLYPDEVGCVVPDECKRVCGTEVGCSNIAYPKLVVSIMPSGLRGLMLAVMLAALMSSLASIFNSSSTLFTMDIWTRIRPQARDRELMIVGRIWVLCIVAISICWIPVVQAAQSGQLFDYIQSVTSYLAPPIAAVFFLAIFVKRVNESGAFWGLTGGLVMGLCRIGPEFYFGSGSCLIPSKCPSLICGVHYLYFAVLLFFCTGILVLLVSYCTSPIDDKHLHRLVFSLRYSKEERVDLDWEEEERGRNARREAEEKNKAVCDEDKTGNGRKSGLSRLIAWFCGLSGSQAPELTEEEVIEAAKELPDISEDPVWKHVVNANALIMMAVAVYCWGFYA, from the exons atgaataaatccgTTGAGGATTCAGGAAATCGTGTCACCATCAACAACCCAGCAGACATCGCTGTAATTATTGGCTACTTTGTGATTGTCATTGGAGTTGGAATTTGG GTAGGAGCTTCTCTATTTGCGAGCAACATCGGCAGTGGCCATTTTGTTGGCCTCGCAGGAACGGGTGCTGCCAGTGGGATCGCTGTAGGCAGTTTTGAGTGGAAC GCTTTattcattgtgctgctgctgggATGGCTGTTTGTACCTGTGTATTTGACAGCTGGA GTGATCACTATGCCACAATACCTGAAGAAGAGATTTGGTGGGACTAGGATCAGTTTGTACCTCTCGGTCATCTCACTTTTCCTCTACATCTTCACTAAGATCTCT GTGGACATGTTCTCTGGAGCAGTGTTCATACAGCAAGCCCTCGGTTGGAATATCTACATCGCAGTCATTGCTTTGCTTTCCATAACAGCGCTCTATACTGTGACAG GTGGTTTGGCAGCTCTGATGTATACCGACACAGTCCAGACCTTTGTGATCATTGCTGGAGCCTTTGTCCTCATGGGATTCT CCTTTTATGAGGTTGGAGGCTACAGTGCTTTACTAGATAAATATAGTTCAGCTTTACCATCGATAAGCCTGTCCCCAGACCTACAGCGTCTTAACATCTCCCCACACTGTTACACGCCGCGTGAGGACGCCTTCCACCTGCTGAGGGATCCTGTGAATGGAGACCTGCCATGGCCTGGTGTGTTATTTGGCATCGCTATTGTAGGAGGATGGTACTGGTGCACTGACCAG GTCATTGTTCAGCGCTGTTTAGCTGCCCGCAGTCTGACTCATGTCAAAGCTGGATGCATCTTGTGCGGCTACTTGAAACTGCTGCCTATGTTCCTCATGGTGTTCCCAGGCATGATCAGCAGAGTCCTTTACCCTG ATGAGGTCGGGTGTGTGGTGCCAGACGaatgtaagagagtgtgtgggacAGAAGTTGGCTGCTCTAACATCGCTTACCCCAAACTGGTGGTCTCCATCATGCCCAGTG GTCTGAGAGGATTAATGCTGGCCGTCATGCTTGCAGCCCTCATGAGCTCTTTAGCCTCCATCTTCAACAGCAGCAGCACCTTGTTCACCATGGACATATGGACACGCATCAGGCCTCAAGCCCGAGACAGAGAGCTCATGATAGTTGGAAG GATATGGGTGCTCTGCATTGTTGCAATCAGCATTTGTTGGATCCCTGTGGTCCAGGCCGCCCAGAGTGGTCAGTTATTCGACTATATCCAGTCAGTAACTAGTTACCTGGCCCCGCCTATAGCAGCAGTCTTCTTTCTGGCTATTTTTGTGAAGCGAGTTAATGAGTCG GGGGCTTTTTGGGGCCTGACGGGTGGCCTGGTCATGGGTTTGTGCCGCATCGGTCCTGAATTCTACTTTGGATCGGGTAGCTGTCTCATTCCTTCCAAATGCCCTTCACTTATTTGTGGGGTTCATTACCTGTACTTTGCGGTGCTGCTCTTCTTCTGTACTGGCATTCTAGTGCTCCTCGTGAGCTACTGCACATCACCTATAGACGACAAACAC CTTCATCGGCTTGTCTTTAGCTTGCGATACTCGAAGGAAGAGAGGGTAGATCTGGACTGGGAGGAAGAGGAACGAGGAAGGAATGCTCGCAGAGAAgcggaggaaaaaaataaagccgTGTGTGACGAGGACAAAA CTGGAAACGGGCGTAAATCTGGACTTTCCCGTTTAATCGCCTGGTTCTGTGGCTTAAGTGGATCTCAGGCTCCTGAACTGACCGAAGAAGAAGTCATAGAAGCAGCCAAAGAACTGCCAGATATAAGTGAAGACCCAGTCTGGAAGCACGTTGTCAATGCCAATGCACTGATCATGATGGCAGTGGCTGTCTATTGTTGGGGTTTCTACGCATGA
- the fbxo46 gene encoding F-box only protein 46, with translation MMNRDTFSHIRLWCPRPFGTYSQNKPYSNGTIGGGTASALCKADTAGCPSIDDSGDAEEHNEDVGTENTPPAPSPNLLAPTPPAPPSSASQMEDGRVLLDTWYVIKPGNTKEKIAFFVAHQCTGAGIPRPSAMKVKGNWGTDCTKAKRRRRCSSYDPTTRAQNVTSELQSELEDGVGVNETDLLSVAEMVALVEQRTAMALQGIAAQGQMTSINQQHTVLHSSVSDSPPVVFLSESSPAAPTSKSDFEQQRQQQESRRVAQAVARFESQQQNLESTILRPQIHDSGKDRDCAGSETGANGQSHGRGEVRIAFRVSSLDPRSQSEPEGRPRCMFMSCGTGAGQAATRAKEKITCDLYQLVSPSSRDSSTVLSGSSKSDSTGEDITERPPSTATDHAPDHCSGEKKAVSRERVTGFHVEVVVTGAVDQCVFYGKDSTENVQEETVCIAMPSGANRADVLEEPPPGQLFFLQSPSKAEDESSSGISSGMRSLDRGNTGGSVGSAVERPSSPIAGVEDCADKSLCRLYRHVSHDFLEIRFQIQRLLEPRQYMLMLPDHIMVNIFSYLPTHSLAALKCTCHDFKALIETYGVRATDSRWNQDPLYRDDPCKQCKRQYERGDVSLCRWHPKPYHHDLPYGRSYWMCCRRTDKDTPGCRVGLHDNNWVQPCDMVQARAKREDGR, from the coding sequence ATGATGAACCGCGACACCTTTTCCCACATCCGGCTGTGGTGCCCGCGTCCCTTCGGCACCTACTCGCAGAACAAGCCTTACAGTAATGGGACGATCGGGGGCGGGACAGCATCTGCTCTGTGTAAAGCAGACACTGCTGGCTGTCCGTCCATAGACGATAGCGGAGATGCTGAGGAACATAATGAGGATGTGGGCACTGAGAACACCCCTCCTGCCCCATCGCCCAACCTACTGGCACCCACACCCCCTGCACCACCTTCCTCTGCTTCACAAATGGAAGACGGCAGGGTGTTGCTTGATACGTGGTACGTCATCAAACCAGGCAACACCAAGGAGAAAATTGCTTTTTTTGTGGCTCACCAGTGTACGGGAGCAGGCATTCCCAGACCCAGTGCCATGAAGGTGAAGGGAAACTGGGGAACAGACTGTACCAAGGCTAAGCGTCGTCGCCGCTGCTCTTCGTATGACCCTACTACAAGAGCTCAGAATGTGACCTCGGagctacagtcagagctggaGGACGGCGTCGGGGTGAACGAAACGGATCTGCTGTCGGTAGCAGAGATGGTGGCCCTAGTTGAGCAGCGCACGGCCATGGCCTTGCAAGGCATAGCAGCCCAAGGACAAATGACCTCGATCAACCAGCAGCATACAGTCCTCCACAGTTCTGTTTCAGATTCTCCACCTGTTGTATTCCTTTCAGAATCATCTCCTGCTGCTCCAACCTCCAAAAGTGACTTTGAACAACAACGGCAGCAGCAAGAATCCAGACGTGTTGCTCAGGCAGTAGCGCGATTTGAGTCTCAGCAGCAAAATCTGGAGAGTACAATACTGCGACCTCAGATTCATGACTCTGGTAAAGACCGGGATTGTGCCGGGAGCGAAACCGGAGCAAACGGCCAAAGCCACGGTCGAGGGGAAGTTAGGATCGCGTTTCGGGTGTCTAGTTTGGATCCGCGGTCCCAGTCCGAGCCTGAAGGTCGCCCCAGGTGCATGTTTATGAGCTGTGGGACTGGAGCGGGACAGGCAGCAACCAGGGCCAAAGAAAAGATTACATGTGACCTTTACCAACTGGTTAGCCCTTCATCTCGAGACTCCAGTACCGTCCTGTCTGGCTCATCGAAATCAGATTCCACAGGAGAAGACATCACGGAGCGGCCTCCCTCCACCGCTACGGACCATGCCCCAGACCACTGCTCGGGAGAGAAAAAGGCTGTCTCACGTGAGCGTGTGACCGGTTTCCACGTTGAAGTTGTAGTCACAGGAGCTGTGGACCAGTGTGTCTTCTACGGTAAGGACAGCACCGAGAATGTCCAAGAAGAGACCGTTTGTATAGCTATGCCCAGCGGGGCTAACCGAGCCGACGTTTTAGAAGAACCTCCACCCGGCcagcttttctttctccaaagcCCATCCAAAGCTGAAGACGAAAGCAGTTCGGGGATCTCCAGCGGAATGCGCTCTTTGGATCGTGGGAATACCGGCGGCTCGGTGGGGAGTGCGGTGGAGCGGCCGTCCAGCCCGATCGCTGGTGTGGAAGACTGCGCAGATAAATCTCTCTGCCGCCTCTACCGTCATGTCTCCCACGACTTCCTGGAAATCCGTTTCCAGATCCAGCGGCTTCTGGAGCCACGGCAGTACATGCTTATGCTTCCCGACCACATCATGGTGAACATCTTCAGCTACTTACCCACCCACTCGCTAGCAGCCTTGAAGTGCACCTGTCATGACTTTAAGGCCCTGATCGAGACCTACGGTGTGCGCGCCACAGACTCTCGCTGGAACCAGGACCCGCTGTATCGCGACGACCCCTGCAAGCAGTGCAAGCGGCAGTATGAGCGGGGGGACGTCTCGCTTTGCCGCTGGCACCCCAAACCTTACCACCACGACCTGCCTTATGGACGCTCGTATTGGATGTGTTGCCGGCGCACGGACAAGGACACACCGGGATGTCGAGTCGGACTGCACGACAACAACTGGGTACAGCCATGCGACATGGTTCAGGCCCGCGCCAAAAGAGAAGATGGAAGGTAA